A region from the Lolium perenne isolate Kyuss_39 chromosome 4, Kyuss_2.0, whole genome shotgun sequence genome encodes:
- the LOC127348269 gene encoding uncharacterized protein: MASWLDLPQDLLDLVIAALPDPADRARCRAVCRTWHSAVRRRGPQAQQLPWIVLRDGEVIAPPNNGSEYLASIPDNAYCQGSNNDWLLLGTRQQIREEGQSYCYDNYVLHNVFSVENVPLPELGTTLHRAYYVRKFLMRSTVHDFIVVITTNMNTPFMVILPGKGVWLPEPGSSPYIYIVDIAFLGDKLYGITKAENLIPFDLGLDEDGSPMVTIGRRVIRQPLDYEGYEWWPASDDDNSDLESEEEEEEEEEEGEEDDEEEEEVAVGVADDDEEVADVAIVSDDEQPAEALNVLLDDYDENGQAVANDDDDGWDNINFCSCPHDDISDDEIIIWHLVESRGKLLMVKIWMHEPRDFSTPSIRKVEVFQADIDTGKWVPMANGLGHGQALFIGRDFSKSISAPCGDVAEGDIYFIESGEVLNIKTQFSKLKRFCKPFCRATFRLWLIPRELVL, encoded by the coding sequence ATGGCGTCCTGGCTTGACCTCCCACAGGATCTCCTAGACCTCGTTATCGCCGCACTCCCTGACCCAGCTGACCGTGCCCGCTGCCGTGCCGTCTGCCGTACATGGCACTCTGCCGTCCGCCGCCGTGGCCCCCAAGCACAACAACTACCATGGATCGTTCTCCGGGATGGTGAAGTCATCGCTCCGCCTAATAACGGTTCGGAATACCTCGCTTCAATCCCTGACAATGCATATTGCCAGGGCTCAAACAACGACTGGCTGCTCCTTGGAACCCGCCAGCAAATCCGGGAGGAGGGACAATCTTACTGCTACGACAACTATGTTTTACACAATGTTTTCTCTGTTGAGAACGTCCCGCTACCCGAGTTGGGCACAACCCTCCACCGTGCGTACTATGTCCGCAAGTTCCTGATGCGCTCTACCGTCCATGATTTTATTGTCGTCATCACCACGAACATGAATACTCCTTTCATGGTAATTCTACCAGGAAAGGGTGTGTGGCTGCCAGAACCAGGATCATCACCGTATATATACATCGTTGATATCGCTTTCCTTGGAGATAAACTCTATGGCATCACCAAGGCAGAGAATCTCATCCCCTTTGATCTAGGATTGGATGAGGATGGAAGTCCCATGGTTACCATTGGAAGGCGTGTCATACGGCAACCACTTGATTATGAAGGTTATGAGTGGTGGCCCGCGTCAGATGATGATAATAGCGACCTTgaaagtgaggaggaggaggaggaggaggaggaggagggagaggaggatgacgaggaggaggaagaggtagCTGTTGGTGTtgctgatgatgacgaggaggttgCAGATGTGGCAATTGTGTCTGATGATGAGCAGCCAGCAGAGGCGCTGAATGTTCTATTGGATGATTATGACGAGAACGGGCAAGCAGtggcaaatgatgatgatgatggctgGGACAACATCAACTTTTGCAGTTGCCCACATGATGACATATCCGATGACGAAATCATTATCTGGCACCTAGTCGAGTCACGAGGGAAGCTGCTCATGGTGAAGATATGGATGCATGAACCTCGAGACTTTTCCACGCCGTCCATTCGCAAGGTTGAAGTTTTCCAAGCCGATATTGACACGGGCAAATGGGTACCAATGGCTAATGGTCTAGGTCATGGTCAAGCGCTCTTCATCGGTCGAGACTTCTCCAAGTCTATTTCCGCACCTTGTGGAGATGTGGCTGAGGGTGACATCTACTTTATCGAGTCGGGCGAGGTGTTGAACATAAAGACTCAGTTTTCAAAGCTAAAAAGATTTTGTAAGCCTTTCTGTCGGGCAACATTCAGATTATGGCTCATTCCTCGAGAGTTAGTGCTTTGA